One genomic window of Desulfovibrio aminophilus includes the following:
- a CDS encoding type II secretion system F family protein → MDAALIPVLAAALAASAVLLLGLGLLGRASGGGRSRRLRRGLGLPEEGGRSSAEGLRRGLAHAIGELGRSLGPKDEAELSKNRLALVRAGLRGPNAALVFQGVKAALAVVPAGIFLLAAFSGALTLTLHATMLGAVALASLGCFAPNWWLHTRTTARKIAFTDELPDALDLLVVCVESGMGLDQAIHRVSEEMVLSGPTVSRELGQITLELRAGKQRQEALRSLARRVGIEDVNSLCTLLIQADVFGISVARTLRVYSDTLRTKRYQRAEEKAAKLPVKLLLPLIFCILPALFVAIMGPAGLKLMDVFTRLGH, encoded by the coding sequence CGCCTCCGGCGGCGGGCGGTCGCGCCGGCTGCGGCGTGGGCTCGGGCTCCCGGAGGAGGGCGGCCGGAGTTCCGCCGAGGGACTGCGGCGCGGGCTGGCGCACGCGATCGGCGAGCTGGGCCGGAGCCTGGGGCCCAAGGACGAGGCCGAACTGTCCAAGAACCGCCTGGCCCTGGTCCGGGCCGGATTGCGCGGCCCCAACGCGGCCCTGGTCTTCCAGGGCGTGAAGGCCGCCCTGGCCGTCGTTCCGGCGGGTATTTTCCTGCTGGCGGCCTTTTCGGGCGCGCTCACGCTCACCCTGCACGCGACCATGCTCGGGGCCGTGGCCCTGGCGAGCCTCGGCTGCTTCGCCCCGAACTGGTGGCTGCATACCCGCACCACCGCCCGCAAGATCGCCTTCACCGACGAGCTGCCGGACGCCCTGGACCTCCTGGTGGTCTGCGTGGAGTCGGGCATGGGCCTGGACCAGGCCATCCACCGGGTGAGCGAGGAGATGGTCCTTTCCGGCCCCACCGTGAGCCGGGAGCTGGGCCAGATCACCCTGGAGCTGCGCGCGGGCAAGCAGCGCCAGGAGGCCTTGCGCTCCCTGGCGCGGCGCGTGGGCATCGAGGACGTGAACAGCCTCTGCACGCTGCTCATCCAGGCCGACGTCTTCGGCATCAGCGTGGCCCGGACCCTGCGCGTCTATTCCGACACCCTGCGCACCAAGCGCTACCAGCGGGCCGAGGAGAAGGCCGCCAAGCTGCCGGTGAAGCTTCTCCTGCCGCTCATCTTCTGCATCCTGCCCGCGCTGTTCGTGGCCATCATGGGGCCCGCCGGGCTCAAGCTCATGGATGTCTTCACCCGGCTCGGCCATTGA